The genome window AACCGAGCTACGGTCGATGAGTCAGGGGCGCGCGTCCTATTCGATGGAGTTTGCGCATTACGCCGAGGCCCCTCCGGCCGTGGTCGATGCGCTGACAGCTTGAGTAGCGTTATTAGCCTTTAGGAGCAGCAGCGCTGGCTGACCCAGCAAAGCGGGAGTATTAGACGTGTCGAAAGAGAAGTTTGAACGTACGAAGCCGCACGTGAACGTGGGAACTATCGGTCACGTTGACCATGGTAAGACGACGCTGACGGCGGCGATGACGACGGTGCTGGCGGCGGAGTTCGGTGGTGCCGCGCAGGCGTTC of Pseudomonadota bacterium contains these proteins:
- a CDS encoding GTP-binding protein, whose translation is MSKEKFERTKPHVNVGTIGHVDHGKTTLTAAMTTVLAAEFGGAAQAF